Proteins found in one Sphingobium sp. V4 genomic segment:
- a CDS encoding TorF family putative porin yields the protein MFMKYQIACAALALMSSVPAFAQEEPTSPVTVTGSVGLVSDYRFRGVSQSDRGMAIQGGITATHESGFYVGTWGSNLGGWGRFGGANMELDLIAGYSASLGEGTTVDVGLTWYMYPSGADETDFAEPYVKLSHQFGPVKGLVGVAYAPKQEALGKWCSDAACTVFDPGDKEDNFYVWGDVSGAVPNTPVTLKAHLGWSNGNSGLGPNGTSVAPTGKYLDWLVGADVAIPGTPLTVGVSYVDTDIARVEENYLRPNFMVADSKDFGKSIARSTVVFSLSAAF from the coding sequence ATGTTCATGAAGTATCAAATCGCCTGTGCCGCCCTCGCGCTCATGTCCAGCGTACCGGCTTTCGCACAGGAAGAACCCACCAGCCCCGTCACCGTCACCGGCAGCGTTGGCCTCGTGTCCGACTATCGGTTCCGTGGCGTGTCGCAGTCCGACCGGGGCATGGCGATCCAGGGTGGCATCACCGCTACGCATGAAAGCGGCTTCTATGTCGGCACCTGGGGATCGAACCTGGGCGGCTGGGGCCGTTTCGGCGGCGCGAACATGGAACTCGATCTGATCGCCGGCTACTCGGCGTCGCTCGGTGAAGGCACGACGGTCGATGTCGGCTTGACCTGGTACATGTATCCGTCGGGCGCGGATGAAACCGATTTCGCCGAACCCTATGTCAAGCTGTCGCACCAGTTCGGTCCGGTCAAGGGTCTGGTCGGCGTTGCCTATGCGCCCAAGCAGGAAGCGCTGGGCAAATGGTGCAGCGACGCGGCCTGCACCGTCTTCGATCCGGGCGACAAGGAAGACAATTTCTACGTCTGGGGCGACGTCAGCGGCGCCGTGCCCAACACCCCGGTCACGCTGAAGGCGCATCTGGGCTGGTCGAACGGCAATAGCGGCCTTGGCCCGAACGGCACCTCGGTCGCGCCGACCGGCAAATATCTGGACTGGCTGGTCGGTGCGGACGTCGCCATCCCGGGCACGCCGCTGACCGTCGGCGTCTCCTATGTCGACACCGACATCGCCCGCGTCGAGGAAAACTATCTGCGCCCCAACTTCATGGTCGCCGACAGCAAGGACTTCGGCAAGTCGATCGCGCGCAGCACGGTCGTCTTCTCGCTCTCGGCCGCCTTCTGA
- a CDS encoding SulP family inorganic anion transporter, protein MLKALSGGNFSRDFTASIVVFLVAMPLCMGIAVASGVPPEKGLITGIIGGIVVGLLAGSPLQVSGPAAGLAVIVFEIVREQGLSALGPILILAGAIQVIAGLARVGGWFRAISPAVVHGMLAGIGVLIVVGQFHVLFDDKPLSSGLHNLIAMPGQILGLSNGGAATAFAVGLVTIFGMLGWEKFRPASMKLVPGALVGVVLATLVAFILDLPVARVVVPESIVAAVSLPEAGLLAQLMNPAIITTAIAIAFIASAETLLSAAAVDRMHDGVRTNYNKELSAQGVGNLLCGFAGALPMTGVIVRSSANVQAGAKTRLSAILHGIWILGFVALLPWLLREIPMAALAGILVITGVRLVSVAHVKHLFHLYGPLPALVWAATLICVVATDLLTGVLVGIGLSLIELLPHARRLRLNMEEESRGDAHEVALRGSATFLSLPKLSAKLESLPAAGLVILNVERLGHIDHTCAEMLREWVDRRRGAGAPVELFGATGRMRQLVA, encoded by the coding sequence ATGTTGAAGGCTCTTTCCGGCGGCAATTTCAGCCGCGACTTCACGGCGTCGATCGTCGTCTTCCTCGTGGCGATGCCACTGTGCATGGGCATCGCCGTGGCCTCCGGCGTGCCGCCGGAAAAGGGTCTCATCACCGGCATCATCGGCGGCATCGTCGTCGGCTTGCTCGCGGGCTCGCCGCTCCAGGTCAGCGGTCCCGCCGCCGGTCTTGCCGTCATCGTCTTTGAAATCGTCCGCGAACAGGGGCTGTCGGCCCTTGGTCCGATCCTGATCCTGGCCGGCGCCATCCAGGTGATCGCCGGGCTGGCGCGGGTGGGCGGCTGGTTCCGCGCCATCTCGCCGGCCGTCGTCCATGGCATGTTGGCGGGCATCGGCGTGCTGATCGTCGTCGGCCAGTTCCATGTGCTGTTCGACGACAAGCCCTTGTCGAGCGGCTTGCATAACCTGATCGCCATGCCGGGCCAGATACTGGGCCTGTCGAATGGCGGCGCGGCCACGGCCTTCGCGGTCGGTCTCGTCACTATCTTCGGCATGTTGGGCTGGGAAAAGTTCCGTCCCGCATCGATGAAGCTGGTGCCCGGCGCGCTGGTCGGCGTCGTGCTGGCCACCCTGGTCGCCTTCATCCTCGACCTGCCGGTGGCGCGCGTGGTCGTGCCCGAATCGATCGTCGCGGCGGTCAGCCTTCCCGAAGCCGGGCTGCTGGCCCAGCTGATGAACCCGGCCATCATCACCACCGCCATCGCCATCGCCTTCATCGCCAGCGCCGAAACGCTGCTGTCGGCGGCGGCGGTCGACCGGATGCACGACGGCGTTCGCACCAACTACAACAAGGAACTGAGCGCCCAGGGCGTGGGCAATCTGCTGTGCGGCTTCGCCGGCGCGCTGCCGATGACCGGCGTCATCGTCCGCTCGTCCGCCAACGTGCAGGCCGGCGCCAAGACCCGCCTGTCGGCGATCCTGCATGGCATCTGGATCCTCGGCTTCGTCGCGCTGCTCCCCTGGCTGCTGCGCGAGATTCCGATGGCCGCGCTGGCGGGCATCCTCGTCATCACCGGCGTTCGTCTGGTCAGTGTCGCCCACGTCAAGCATCTGTTCCACCTCTATGGCCCGCTTCCGGCCCTGGTGTGGGCGGCGACGTTGATCTGTGTCGTGGCGACCGACCTGCTGACTGGCGTGCTGGTGGGCATCGGCCTGTCGCTGATCGAGCTGCTGCCCCATGCCAGGCGCCTGCGCCTCAACATGGAGGAGGAAAGCCGCGGCGATGCCCATGAAGTCGCGCTGCGCGGTTCCGCGACCTTCCTCAGCCTGCCCAAGCTGTCGGCGAAGCTCGAATCGCTGCCCGCCGCCGGCCTCGTCATCCTGAATGTCGAGCGCCTGGGCCATATCGACCATACTTGCGCGGAAATGCTGCGCGAGTGGGTCGATCGCCGTCGCGGCGCGGGCGCCCCGGTCGAACTGTTCGGCGCAACCGGACGGATGCGCCAACTCGTCGCCTGA
- a CDS encoding carbonic anhydrase: MNELIGRVFSFETKVFPNESALYNQLASHGQSPKALMISCADSRIVPEHIMQAQPGDLFVCRNAGNIVPPHATQNGGVTSTVEYAVMVLGVRDIIVCGHSDCGAMKALSTNADLTTMPNVAAWLRHSHAAQKVCRESYPDDLSDAEKLRNMALENVVAQLAHLRTHPSVASGIARGEIALHGWYVDIHAGQVLGLDGDTGRFLPLREGQPMPIALPHGRRLAGETVLAQAAE; this comes from the coding sequence ATGAACGAGCTTATCGGTCGCGTATTCAGCTTCGAAACCAAGGTCTTCCCGAACGAAAGCGCGCTCTACAACCAGCTGGCCAGCCATGGCCAGAGCCCCAAGGCACTGATGATTTCCTGCGCTGATTCGCGCATCGTGCCCGAACACATCATGCAGGCGCAGCCCGGCGACCTGTTCGTTTGCCGCAACGCGGGCAACATCGTGCCGCCGCACGCCACCCAGAATGGCGGCGTCACCTCCACCGTCGAATATGCGGTGATGGTGCTGGGCGTGCGCGACATCATCGTGTGCGGCCACAGCGATTGCGGCGCGATGAAGGCGCTGTCCACCAACGCCGATCTCACCACCATGCCTAATGTCGCCGCCTGGCTGCGTCATAGCCACGCCGCGCAGAAGGTCTGCCGCGAAAGCTATCCCGACGATCTGAGCGATGCGGAAAAGCTCCGCAACATGGCGCTGGAAAATGTCGTCGCCCAGCTCGCCCATCTGCGCACTCATCCGTCGGTCGCCTCGGGCATCGCGCGCGGCGAGATCGCCCTGCACGGCTGGTATGTCGACATTCATGCCGGCCAGGTGCTTGGCCTCGACGGCGATACCGGCCGCTTCCTGCCCCTGCGCGAAGGCCAGCCCATGCCGATCGCGCTTCCCCACGGCCGTCGCCTCGCGGGCGAGACGGTCCTTGCCCAAGCGGCGGAGTAA
- a CDS encoding response regulator transcription factor gives MNPPLVLIAETQQDLRRNVREYLEQSGFRALPAGSAHDVFHALTSVPVGVLVLDAALRGPDGLDLCRDVRERSDVPIILVGANSSEVDRVVGLELGADDYMAKPYSTRELAARLRAVLRRGRGERALGLRRQSRAVFEGWIVDFARREIRDPQGFPVDLTAAEFALLTVFLDHPQIVIARARLMEMAGVRDAPSSDRSIDVLVSRLRRKLGEGGRAAPIVTVRGVGYMFSAVVDRR, from the coding sequence ATGAATCCGCCCCTGGTCCTGATCGCCGAAACCCAGCAGGATTTGCGGCGCAATGTCCGCGAATATCTGGAACAGAGCGGATTTCGCGCATTGCCCGCAGGGTCGGCGCACGACGTCTTCCACGCCCTGACCAGCGTGCCGGTGGGTGTGCTGGTGCTGGACGCGGCGCTGCGCGGTCCCGACGGGCTGGACCTGTGTCGTGACGTGCGCGAGCGCAGCGACGTGCCGATCATCCTGGTCGGTGCCAACAGTTCGGAGGTCGACCGCGTGGTCGGTCTGGAGCTGGGCGCCGACGATTATATGGCCAAGCCCTATTCGACTCGGGAGCTTGCCGCGCGGCTGCGCGCCGTCTTGCGGCGTGGCAGGGGGGAGCGCGCGCTTGGCCTGCGCCGTCAGAGCCGGGCCGTGTTCGAGGGATGGATCGTCGATTTCGCCCGCCGGGAGATTCGCGACCCGCAGGGTTTTCCCGTAGACCTGACCGCTGCCGAATTCGCGTTGCTGACCGTCTTCCTCGACCATCCCCAGATCGTCATCGCCCGCGCGCGGCTGATGGAAATGGCCGGCGTGCGCGACGCCCCCTCCTCCGACCGCAGCATCGACGTGCTGGTCAGCCGCCTTCGCCGCAAGCTGGGGGAGGGCGGGCGTGCCGCGCCGATTGTTACAGTTCGCGGCGTCGGATATATGTTCAGCGCGGTGGTCGACCGGCGCTGA
- a CDS encoding magnesium and cobalt transport protein CorA, with the protein MTVIAAYLYRNGQCVRPVSIDERIACSADKSEFVWIGLADPSDDEMHRLQRTYDLHPLAVEDAIKANQLPKVDLYGDQLFVVARTAYLEADAISYGETAIFVGHSHIISVRHGSARAHLTLRHDLEAVPARLAQGVDYVLHAILDFIVDGYLPIIEGIEDEVLAMEQQMIDHFLGRDDITRIFNLRRQLIRFQRILVPMQEVATKFVKVELPCIDAEARAYFSDVRDHVRRVQVMVDDLREVLSSVFESSNLLEQQRTGAITRQLAAWAAILAVPTAIAGIYGMNFEHMPELKTRYGYFVVLGVITVICSLLYARFKRLKWL; encoded by the coding sequence ATGACCGTCATTGCCGCCTATCTCTACCGCAACGGCCAATGCGTGCGCCCGGTGTCGATCGACGAGCGGATCGCCTGTTCGGCGGACAAGTCCGAATTCGTCTGGATCGGCCTCGCCGATCCCAGCGACGACGAAATGCACCGATTGCAGCGCACCTACGATCTGCATCCGCTCGCGGTCGAGGACGCGATCAAGGCGAACCAGTTGCCCAAGGTCGATCTGTATGGCGACCAGCTGTTCGTCGTCGCCCGCACCGCCTATCTCGAAGCGGACGCCATCTCCTATGGGGAGACCGCGATCTTCGTGGGTCACAGCCATATCATCAGCGTCCGCCACGGTTCGGCGCGCGCCCATCTCACCCTGCGCCACGACCTGGAGGCGGTGCCTGCCCGCCTGGCGCAGGGCGTCGACTATGTGCTGCACGCCATCCTGGACTTCATCGTCGACGGCTATCTGCCGATCATCGAGGGGATCGAGGATGAGGTGCTGGCGATGGAACAGCAGATGATCGACCATTTCCTGGGGCGCGACGACATTACCCGCATCTTCAACCTGCGCCGCCAGCTGATCCGGTTCCAGCGCATCCTGGTACCGATGCAGGAGGTGGCGACCAAGTTCGTGAAGGTCGAACTGCCATGCATCGACGCGGAGGCGCGGGCCTATTTCAGCGACGTGCGCGACCATGTGCGCCGCGTTCAGGTGATGGTCGACGATCTGCGCGAGGTGCTGAGCAGCGTGTTCGAATCCTCCAACCTGCTGGAGCAGCAGCGCACCGGCGCCATCACCCGCCAGCTTGCCGCCTGGGCTGCCATCCTGGCGGTGCCGACCGCGATCGCGGGCATTTACGGCATGAATTTCGAGCATATGCCCGAACTCAAGACGCGCTACGGCTATTTCGTCGTGCTGGGGGTGATAACCGTCATATGCAGCCTGCTCTACGCCCGCTTCAAACGGCTGAAGTGGCTGTAG
- a CDS encoding sugar transferase: protein MSKIDLAIKDIPRFHPTTAASLRNIRLALCLLLLATDMVALATGFALGLRAAGLPTLSSALWQSMAGGMIVYGILAFHNQAFHPRCLTGITSSCRSAIMALAGTLLIFLLVVFSLKATDSLSRLGVTSGILCSATLLIVQRMMIVRAVRRHFGDGLFAQLLIVDGGVLPDNVQGLTVIEADAAGLRPDLDDPYMLHRLGVILEEFDRVVIASALDRKDDWAQMLKGGNISGEIIVSDLDSMAPLAVHNCRGMPTLVVSRGPLNLANRAKKRLLDIILTVPVLIALAPMMAAVAILIKLDSPGPIFFRQERIGRGNRIFHILKFRSMRVNQAGQDGATSTRRDDDRITRVGAFIRKTSIDELPQLINVLMGEMSLVGPRPHALGSTAEDQLFWQVDRQYWHRHALKPGITGLAQIRGFRGATETRRDILNRVEADLEYLHGWSLMRDIAILVGTLNVLVHRNAY, encoded by the coding sequence ATGTCGAAAATCGATCTTGCGATCAAAGATATCCCCCGTTTCCATCCCACCACAGCCGCAAGTCTCCGGAACATCCGACTGGCGCTGTGCCTGCTACTGTTGGCGACAGACATGGTGGCATTGGCTACCGGATTTGCTCTGGGCCTGCGCGCGGCGGGCCTCCCTACACTGTCGAGCGCACTTTGGCAGTCCATGGCAGGTGGCATGATCGTTTATGGGATACTGGCCTTTCATAACCAGGCGTTCCATCCGCGATGCCTTACAGGCATTACCAGCTCCTGCCGCAGCGCGATCATGGCACTGGCCGGCACGCTGCTGATCTTCCTCCTGGTCGTGTTCTCGCTCAAGGCGACCGACAGTCTTTCCCGCCTTGGCGTGACATCGGGCATCCTGTGCAGCGCCACGCTGCTGATCGTCCAGCGAATGATGATCGTGCGCGCGGTGCGCCGCCATTTCGGCGACGGCCTGTTCGCGCAGCTGCTGATCGTCGATGGCGGCGTCCTTCCCGACAATGTCCAAGGCTTGACGGTTATCGAAGCCGATGCCGCGGGCCTGCGCCCCGACCTCGACGATCCCTACATGCTGCATCGGCTGGGGGTAATCCTGGAGGAATTCGACCGCGTGGTGATCGCCAGCGCGCTCGATCGCAAGGACGACTGGGCCCAAATGCTCAAGGGCGGCAACATCTCCGGGGAAATCATCGTTTCCGACCTGGATTCGATGGCGCCGCTCGCAGTCCATAATTGTCGCGGGATGCCTACGCTGGTCGTGTCCCGCGGGCCGCTGAACTTGGCCAACCGGGCCAAGAAGCGCCTTCTCGACATCATCCTGACGGTCCCGGTGCTGATCGCGCTGGCCCCGATGATGGCGGCGGTGGCGATCCTCATCAAACTCGACTCGCCCGGCCCGATCTTCTTCCGGCAGGAGCGGATCGGGCGTGGCAACCGCATCTTCCACATCCTGAAATTCCGCAGCATGAGGGTGAACCAGGCGGGCCAGGACGGCGCGACATCGACCCGCCGCGACGATGATCGCATCACGCGCGTCGGCGCCTTCATCCGCAAGACCAGCATCGATGAACTGCCCCAGCTCATCAACGTGCTGATGGGTGAAATGAGCCTGGTCGGTCCTCGCCCCCATGCGCTGGGATCGACGGCGGAAGATCAGCTGTTCTGGCAGGTCGACCGGCAATATTGGCATCGCCACGCGCTCAAGCCCGGCATCACCGGCCTGGCGCAGATCCGGGGCTTCCGCGGCGCGACCGAAACCCGGCGCGACATCCTCAACCGGGTGGAGGCGGATCTGGAATATCTGCACGGCTGGAGCCTGATGCGCGATATCGCCATCCTGGTGGGCACGCTCAACGTACTGGTCCACCGCAACGCATATTGA
- a CDS encoding polysaccharide biosynthesis/export family protein has translation MKTAKTLTILQAAALAALPAAAIAQAAAPASTTAAVAPAAPQPGAAAGYLLGPDDEVKIAVFGQPDLSTTTRVKADGTVLLALIGPIQANGKSTTQLSQDIAAGYAAGGYLTKPSVSVEVSNYVSRFVTVLGNVPQAGNYPLDRPYTVASMLAKAGGSTKDGANAVILTPAEGGAPVRISLADMSAGANRPLKPGDTLFVPQAEKVYVYGQVQQPGAFSFAPGQSFRQALALAGGPTLAGSTKRIKVRRGGKEIQADLDDPVQPEDVLIIREKLF, from the coding sequence GTGAAAACAGCCAAGACCCTGACCATCTTGCAGGCGGCGGCCCTCGCCGCGCTGCCTGCGGCCGCCATTGCCCAGGCCGCTGCACCGGCGAGCACGACGGCGGCCGTCGCCCCCGCCGCGCCACAACCCGGCGCCGCGGCCGGCTATCTGCTCGGCCCGGACGACGAGGTGAAGATCGCCGTGTTCGGCCAGCCCGACCTGTCCACCACGACGCGGGTGAAGGCGGATGGCACGGTCCTGCTCGCGCTGATCGGCCCCATTCAGGCGAACGGCAAGAGCACGACCCAGCTGTCGCAGGACATCGCCGCCGGCTATGCCGCCGGCGGCTATCTGACCAAGCCGTCGGTCAGCGTCGAAGTCAGCAATTATGTCAGCCGCTTCGTTACCGTGCTGGGCAATGTGCCGCAGGCAGGCAATTACCCGCTCGACCGGCCCTATACGGTGGCATCGATGCTGGCCAAGGCGGGGGGATCGACCAAGGACGGCGCCAACGCGGTCATCCTGACGCCCGCCGAGGGCGGCGCGCCGGTGCGTATTTCGCTGGCCGACATGTCGGCGGGCGCCAACCGGCCGCTGAAGCCGGGCGACACGCTGTTCGTGCCGCAGGCCGAGAAAGTCTATGTCTATGGCCAGGTGCAGCAGCCCGGCGCCTTTTCCTTCGCGCCGGGGCAGAGCTTCCGCCAGGCGCTGGCATTGGCGGGCGGCCCGACCCTGGCAGGGTCCACAAAACGCATAAAGGTTCGCCGGGGGGGGAAGGAAATTCAGGCCGATCTGGACGATCCGGTGCAGCCTGAAGACGTCCTCATCATCCGGGAGAAGCTGTTTTGA
- a CDS encoding ATP-binding protein yields the protein MTAIDQGILQERTGLLGRFLSSALGDTRRRSDRLIPDEVQLEADMRAVPGFHHASSEQETDDAQPRPLSMSAMTAPIRPISLRRDSIYAAFNTAMPVTDRHGLAGRNSELEKLVEAIVVQRKHAVVFGTRGSGKTSLARVFGDLADEAGCVALYASANGDSDFDALFRPFLPELPMSAAGRERLKTMLADRLDVARLAALLVEEVRERSILIIDEYDRVESDGAKQDVAALLKLLTDIHSPVQVVLVGIASDIDGLIAAHPSLRRHLVPQRVSPIPRPQLERLLASCASNARLTIDPDALEALAAAAMGSPYHARLFGMHAALACEGAGRDHVTLADAEQGLADALTGWAEMSEPTHALFRRILWEAGASRRMIGLAAVVAAQMLAISSDRLARLGHEVLGGGSINEGQARDAMARLQPALVTTPNGELWMFEDTLAPQFLLLMAKQQVTAAPPEQSPAEEMRALLRGVDGL from the coding sequence TTGACCGCGATAGATCAAGGCATATTGCAGGAACGGACCGGCCTTCTGGGCCGCTTCCTCTCGTCCGCCCTCGGCGATACGCGACGGCGCAGCGACCGGCTGATCCCCGACGAGGTCCAGCTGGAAGCGGACATGCGCGCCGTGCCGGGCTTCCACCACGCCTCGTCCGAACAGGAGACCGATGACGCGCAGCCGCGGCCGCTGTCGATGAGCGCCATGACCGCGCCCATCCGCCCGATCAGCCTGCGCCGCGACAGCATTTACGCCGCCTTCAACACGGCGATGCCCGTCACCGACCGCCATGGCCTGGCCGGGCGCAACAGCGAGCTGGAAAAGCTGGTCGAGGCGATCGTCGTGCAGCGCAAACATGCGGTGGTGTTCGGCACGCGCGGATCGGGCAAGACCTCGCTCGCGCGGGTTTTCGGCGACCTGGCCGACGAGGCGGGCTGCGTTGCCCTCTACGCCTCCGCCAATGGCGATTCGGATTTCGATGCGCTGTTCCGCCCGTTCCTGCCCGAACTGCCGATGAGCGCGGCCGGACGCGAGCGGCTGAAGACCATGCTGGCCGATCGGCTGGACGTGGCAAGGCTGGCCGCGCTGCTGGTCGAGGAAGTGCGCGAACGATCGATCCTGATCATCGACGAATATGACCGGGTGGAATCCGATGGCGCAAAACAGGATGTCGCGGCGCTGCTCAAGCTGCTGACGGACATTCATTCCCCGGTGCAGGTGGTGCTGGTGGGCATCGCCAGCGACATTGACGGACTGATCGCGGCCCACCCCTCGCTGCGTCGCCATCTGGTGCCGCAGCGCGTCAGCCCGATACCCCGCCCCCAACTGGAACGGCTGCTCGCCAGTTGCGCGTCCAACGCGCGGCTGACCATCGACCCCGACGCGCTGGAGGCGCTGGCCGCCGCCGCGATGGGATCGCCCTATCATGCCCGGCTGTTCGGGATGCACGCCGCGCTGGCCTGCGAAGGGGCGGGGCGGGATCATGTGACGCTGGCCGACGCCGAACAGGGGCTGGCCGATGCGCTGACCGGCTGGGCGGAAATGAGCGAGCCGACCCACGCCCTGTTCCGCCGCATCCTGTGGGAAGCGGGCGCCAGCCGACGCATGATCGGCCTGGCCGCGGTAGTGGCAGCGCAGATGCTCGCCATTTCCAGCGATCGCCTGGCGCGCCTCGGCCATGAAGTGCTGGGCGGCGGGTCGATCAACGAAGGACAGGCGCGCGACGCCATGGCCCGGCTGCAACCCGCGCTGGTCACGACGCCCAATGGCGAATTGTGGATGTTCGAGGACACGCTGGCACCGCAATTCCTGCTGCTGATGGCCAAGCAGCAGGTAACGGCGGCTCCGCCAGAACAATCCCCGGCCGAGGAAATGCGCGCATTGCTGCGAGGAGTGGACGGGCTATGA
- a CDS encoding GNVR domain-containing protein translates to MSMNPIDLLAALQARWRTAATIGAVLFALVAAFAFTQPRQYMGTASLLLDLSQTDPTSTTNDQGSRVDTESIIGTQTDVIRSAKVINAVAKEAGFVDALPADMPADARLQQAAAMVRANLIITTGRQSNVLQLQYLDPSPQIAAKVANLVAKIYMREQVELRASPARGSAKWFDEQTQEVRRRYELAQKKLSDFQRAHDIIGINRMDLEAEKLKNMSYQLTQAQAEAAAARSKARAGSVSDIEGSLIVQNLQEQVAAQSARVSELGKTLGPNHPTMAAASAQLSELQAKLGAARASQAGAVSANSVAANGREGDLKANMAAQEDRMIRMSDVQDQLMVLQRDVDAARQTYDTVRQRFNEAALRSQISQPNASPLDEAAVPLLPAKPNIPLWLVAGVALGLVGGVAAVILMEIVNPRVRSASGVARATEVDVITELMPAPVRAGWFPKHKEAA, encoded by the coding sequence ATGAGCATGAATCCCATCGATCTGCTGGCCGCGCTCCAGGCGCGCTGGCGCACCGCCGCGACGATCGGCGCCGTGCTGTTCGCGCTTGTCGCCGCCTTTGCCTTCACGCAGCCGCGGCAATATATGGGCACGGCCTCGCTGCTGCTCGATCTGTCGCAGACCGACCCGACATCGACGACGAACGACCAGGGCAGCCGGGTCGATACCGAAAGCATCATCGGCACCCAGACCGACGTGATCCGCAGCGCCAAGGTGATCAACGCCGTGGCGAAGGAAGCCGGGTTCGTCGACGCCCTGCCCGCCGACATGCCGGCCGACGCCCGCCTGCAACAGGCCGCCGCGATGGTGCGCGCGAACCTCATCATCACCACCGGACGGCAGAGCAACGTGCTGCAACTCCAGTATCTGGACCCCAGCCCGCAAATCGCGGCCAAGGTCGCGAACCTGGTCGCCAAGATCTACATGCGCGAACAGGTGGAGCTGCGGGCCTCGCCCGCGCGCGGATCGGCCAAATGGTTCGACGAGCAGACGCAGGAAGTGCGCCGCCGCTACGAACTGGCGCAGAAGAAGCTGTCCGACTTCCAACGCGCTCATGACATCATCGGCATCAACCGCATGGATCTGGAAGCCGAAAAGCTGAAGAACATGTCCTATCAGCTGACCCAGGCGCAGGCCGAGGCGGCCGCCGCGCGCTCCAAGGCGCGCGCCGGCAGCGTGTCGGACATCGAAGGGTCGCTGATCGTCCAGAATCTGCAGGAACAGGTCGCGGCGCAGTCCGCTCGCGTGTCGGAACTGGGCAAGACCCTGGGCCCGAACCACCCGACCATGGCCGCAGCGAGTGCCCAATTGTCGGAATTGCAGGCGAAGCTGGGCGCCGCCCGCGCCAGCCAGGCCGGCGCGGTCAGCGCCAACAGCGTCGCCGCCAACGGCCGCGAGGGCGACCTCAAGGCCAACATGGCCGCGCAGGAAGATCGCATGATCCGCATGTCGGACGTGCAGGACCAGCTGATGGTGCTCCAGCGCGACGTGGATGCGGCGCGCCAGACCTATGACACGGTGCGCCAGCGCTTCAACGAGGCGGCGCTGCGGAGCCAGATCTCCCAGCCCAACGCCAGCCCGCTGGACGAGGCGGCCGTGCCGCTGCTGCCCGCCAAGCCAAACATCCCCTTGTGGCTGGTCGCGGGCGTGGCGCTGGGCCTGGTCGGCGGCGTAGCGGCGGTCATCCTGATGGAGATCGTTAACCCCCGCGTCCGCTCCGCCTCCGGTGTCGCCCGCGCCACCGAAGTCGACGTCATCACCGAACTGATGCCCGCCCCTGTCCGGGCCGGGTGGTTCCCGAAGCACAAGGAGGCTGCATGA
- a CDS encoding capsular biosynthesis protein produces MRLRSTAGAPPQMNPGGTAASRPRARDSKGFARLAVEHGFMAEADVARIEAHARAEGLALHDAAVDLGLLDSEDAAMLAALQGGFALLPMGDPRVDPLVAAAFDPADPYAAKIRTIRSKMRAVAKNGDPTALRLAVLSVDAGDEGAIVAANLAVVLAQMDGPTMAVDVDMERPSLDRLFRVANKAGLAEQLIGSAALLPAAKTAVDGLWLMTAGRASGSASSLVTRGPLAETASGWGLRDMTMLFYLAERKGDQTPYGSILAGFDAVTLIVRRGETGIAAMRRVIDELDRHGVPIAGTVIA; encoded by the coding sequence ATGAGACTGCGTTCCACGGCAGGCGCCCCGCCGCAGATGAACCCCGGCGGCACCGCCGCTTCCCGTCCCCGTGCCCGCGACAGCAAGGGCTTTGCCCGCCTCGCGGTGGAGCATGGTTTCATGGCGGAGGCCGATGTCGCCCGGATCGAGGCCCACGCCCGCGCCGAAGGACTGGCGCTGCATGATGCGGCCGTCGACCTGGGGCTGCTGGACAGCGAGGATGCGGCCATGCTCGCCGCCTTGCAGGGCGGCTTCGCCCTGCTGCCGATGGGCGACCCGCGCGTTGACCCGCTGGTGGCAGCGGCCTTCGACCCGGCCGATCCCTACGCCGCAAAGATCCGCACCATCCGCTCCAAGATGCGGGCCGTCGCCAAGAATGGCGATCCCACCGCGCTGCGGCTGGCCGTCCTGTCGGTCGATGCGGGCGATGAAGGCGCGATCGTGGCGGCCAACCTGGCCGTCGTGCTGGCGCAGATGGACGGACCGACCATGGCAGTCGACGTCGACATGGAGCGACCCTCGCTCGACCGGCTGTTCCGGGTCGCCAACAAGGCAGGGCTGGCCGAACAGCTGATCGGCAGCGCCGCCTTGCTGCCCGCCGCCAAGACGGCGGTCGACGGGCTTTGGCTGATGACCGCCGGGCGTGCATCGGGCAGCGCATCCAGCCTGGTGACGCGGGGGCCACTGGCCGAAACCGCGAGCGGCTGGGGCCTGCGGGACATGACGATGCTGTTCTACCTGGCCGAACGCAAGGGCGACCAGACGCCCTATGGCAGCATCCTCGCCGGCTTCGACGCAGTAACGCTGATCGTGCGGCGCGGAGAAACAGGGATCGCCGCCATGCGCCGCGTCATCGACGAACTTGATCGCCATGGCGTGCCGATCGCCGGGACGGTGATCGCATGA